AAGAAGCTGGAAGCTTATCAGGAACGTCTTGCTGCCCTGCAAAGAGAAGCAAGAGCGCTGGGCATTCCCGTGATTGTGGTAATGGAAGGATGGGGTGCATCAGGGAAAGGTCAACTCATCAACCACTTTATTCTTCCCTTAGATCCCCGCGGCTTCACCGTGTTTACCATTAAGGATGAAAACGAAGAAGAAAGCCGTTATCCGTTTTTGTGGCGTTTTATCACCAAAACCCCCGCCAAAGGAAGAATTGCAATTTTTGACCGCAGCTGGTATCGCAGAGTGTTGAATGACCATATTGATAAAAAGGTAAAAACAGACCGTTTTTATCACGATTTAGACGAAATTAACGCTTTTGAAAAGCTGCTCACTGATGACGATAACCTGCTCATCAAGTTCTTTGTTCACATTTCCAAAGAAGAACAGCAGAAGCGTTTAAAAAAACTGATGGATTCCAAAGAAACCGCATGGCGTGTTTCCAAGGATGATTTAAAGCACAACAAACAATACGAAAAATACCGTGAAGTGTCTGAAAAAATGATCGAAAAGACCGATCGCGAAAATGCTCCTTGGCACTTAATCAATGCCAATGACATTGCTTATGCAACCCTTCGGATTTTTGAGATTTTGATTACCCAACTGGAAAAGAAAATTGCCTTAAAGAAAGAGGAATCCAAATCTCCTCGTCCGATTTTAGACCGTCACATTGCCACCAATTACTTGGATTCGGTGGATTTATCCTTAAAATTAGAGAAAAAAGAATATCAGGAAAAGCTTGCCTACTATCAGGACAAGCTGGAACATCTGCATAACCGCCTGTATATGAAGAAAAAGCCCGTCA
The genomic region above belongs to Oscillospiraceae bacterium and contains:
- the pap gene encoding polyphosphate:AMP phosphotransferase, producing the protein MLKKCETLTLTNDSPKELKKKLEAYQERLAALQREARALGIPVIVVMEGWGASGKGQLINHFILPLDPRGFTVFTIKDENEEESRYPFLWRFITKTPAKGRIAIFDRSWYRRVLNDHIDKKVKTDRFYHDLDEINAFEKLLTDDDNLLIKFFVHISKEEQQKRLKKLMDSKETAWRVSKDDLKHNKQYEKYREVSEKMIEKTDRENAPWHLINANDIAYATLRIFEILITQLEKKIALKKEESKSPRPILDRHIATNYLDSVDLSLKLEKKEYQEKLAYYQDKLEHLHNRLYMKKKPVIIVFEGWDAGGKGGAIKRLTTALDPRGYQVFSTPAPTKEELSHHYLWRFWKNFPKTGHIAIFDRSWYGRVMVEAVEGFCTQREYDRAFFEINDMEKHLVGSGITVIKFFLHISKDEQLKRFQDRKENPQKAWKLTDEDFRNREKWDDYLCTIEKMIDKTHTKIAPWHLIAGDDKRYARIEVLRIITETLEEVLKQKGK